The following nucleotide sequence is from Pleurodeles waltl isolate 20211129_DDA chromosome 8, aPleWal1.hap1.20221129, whole genome shotgun sequence.
TTATTGTCACTACTGATGGAGAACTAGGTGGCTCCTTGCAGAAGACGTATAAAATAGTTGCTTATCACTGTACTAGCATCAACAGTCAGAAACATATTTACAAAgagttggcatagggcagcgctgcCAGTCTTTTTGCTGCACTCCCCTACGCCAAttcaaaagggaaggaatgcaccttatttacgAGATAGGGTGCATGCCTCTCCTTTCAGCCAGCTCTggcgcacaatttggtgcctagcgctAACAAATGGCACCCTTCCACcacgatgcaagggtgtctgcgttattggcaggattgtttttgtgcagaaggggcaatctttctgcacaaaagcaatctatgGAGGATTTTTcgactttctatgtgtgctgcagaatatgtAGAAATggtaaaaaatggggagaaatacacattcttgtaaatctgggaatgcatcaaaacccaaggGTAATGTTTGGGAAAACTCACTACAATTCCTATGGAACACCCCCTGACGCActctaaggcaacacagcacagccaccaagtggctttgcgtagcctcGTAGATGTGGGTCTCCACTCTGTCCTCCGGTGCATCATAAAACGTGACACGGAGGCGGTGCAAGGGGTTCACAAAGATGCCCTTCTGTGTTCTGTACTTCATGCACCGACCAATCAACGGACCAAGATAAAGAGAAGTCCTACACCCGCTTAACTCAGCCCCATGCATCAGAAAATAGAGATTCGGGGCCCCCAGTACTGCTACCCATGAAACAAGATGGCAGCAAATGGTAAAAACAGACAACCCAGACAGGCAAGACTGACAGTGACAGCCACTGAACTCTCTCATCAGTTGGTATCTTAATTACTACAACAATTGCTGCAAGGAACAGCAGTACCAGAACTACACTCCTGATGTCATATCCGATAAACCCACCCACAGGCCAGGCTCCAGTTGATGCTGGAAATCAGGGCAAGAAGGTTCCAGGCCAGAATGTGCGCTATGACAATAAATCTAACACAACCCTAACATGCCCAGAAGCACATCACCTTAGTCACTGATGAGCACAGAAGGCATACTACAGAGGCTGCTTCTGTGTCTACTTTCAAGGCTTTGTGCGTGTTTGTGAACTAGAGAAGCCATGAGTGTGAGGTTAATGCTCAGACTCTACCACAAGTGTAGTACTTCACTATCAGCATCATACCGGGCTCCCCAAACTCTACCAGAAGTGAAGTACTTCAATATCAGCATCATAACCGGCTCCCGAAACTGTACCAGAAGTGTAGTACTTCACTACCAGCATCATAACCAGGCTCCCCAAACTCTACCAGAAGTGGGGTACTTCACTGCAGAATCATAACCGGGCTCCCCAACCTGTACCAGAAGTGTAGTACTTCACTGCAGCATCATAACCGGGATCCTCAAACTGTACCAGAAGTGTAGTACTTCACTGCAGCATCATAACCAGGGTCCCCAAACTGTACCAGAAGTGTAGTACTTCACTGCAGCATCATAACCGGGCTCCTCAAACTGTACCAGAAGTGTAGTACTTCACTGCAGAATCATAACCGGGCTCCCCAAACTGTACCAGAAGTGTAGTACTTAACTACCAGCATCATAACCAGACTCCCCAAACTCTACCAGAAGTGGGGTACTTCACTGCAGAATCATAACCGGGCTCCGCAAACTGTACCAGAAGTGTAGTACTTCACTGCAGCATCATAACCGGGCTCCCCAAACTGTACCAGAAGTGTAGTACTTCACTGCAGAATCATAACCGGGCTCCCCAAACTGTACCAGAAGTGTAGTACTTCACTGCAGCATCCTAACCGGGCTCCCCGAACTGTACCAGAAGTGTAGTACTTCACTGCAGAATCATAACAGGGCTCCCCAAACTGTACCAGAAGTGTAGTACTTCACTGCAGCATCATAACCAGGGTCCCCAAACTCTACCAGAAGTGTAGTACTTCACTGCAGAATCATAACGGGGGTCCCCAAACTCCACCAGAAGTGCAGTACTTCACTGCAGAATCATAACGGGGTCCCCAAACTCTCCCAGAAGTGTAGTACTTCACGGCAGCATCATGACCAGGGTCCCCAAACTGTACCAGAAGTGTAGTACTTCACTGCAGCATCATAACCGGGGTCCCCAAACTCTACAACCGGGCTCCCCAAACTCTACCACAAGTGTAGTACTTCACTGCAGCATCGTAACCGGGCTACCCAAACTGTACCAGAAGTGTAGTACTTCAATATCAGCATCATAACCGGCTCCCCAAACTCTACCAGAAGTGTAGTACTTCAATATCAGCATCATAACCAGGCTCCCCAAACTCTGCCAGAAGTTTAGTACTTCACTGCAGCATTAGAACCGGCTCCCCAAACTCTACCAGAAGTGTAGTACTTCACGGCAGCATCATAACCAGGCACCCCAGGCTCCCCCAGAAGTATAGTACTTCACTGCTGCATCATAACCAGGCTCCCAAAACTGTACCAGAAGTGTAATGCTTCACTATCAGCATCATAACGGGCTCCTGAAACTCTACCAGAAGTGTAGTATTTCACTACCAGCATCATAACCAGGCTCCCCAAACTCCACCAGAAGTGTAGTACTTCACTGGAGCATCATAACCAGGCTCCCCAAACTCTACCAGAAGTGTAGTACTTCACTGGAGCATCATAACCGGGCTCCCCAAACTCCAAAAGAAGTGTAGTACTTCACTTCAGCATCATAACCGGCTCCCCAAACTCTACCAGAAGTGTAGTACTTCACTATCAGCATCATAACCGGGCTCCCCAAACTCCACCAGAAGTGGGGTACTTCACTCTCAGCATCGTAACCGGGCTCCCCAAACTCCACCAGAAGTGGGGTACTTCACTCTCAGCATCATAACCGGGCTCCCCAAACTCTACCAGAAGTGCATTACTTCACTGCAGCATCATAACCAGGCTCCCCAAACTGTACCAGAAGTGTAGTACTTCACTGCAGCATCATAACCAAGGTCCCCAAACTCTACCAGAAGTGTAGTAATTCACTGCAGCATCATAACCAGGCTCCCCAAACTCTACCAGAAGTGTAGTACTTCACTGGAGCATCATAACCAGGCTCCCTAAACTCTACCAGAAGTGTAGTACTTCACTACCAGCATCATAACCAGGCTCCCCAAACTCTACCAGAAGTGGGGTACTTCACTATCAGCATCATAAACGTGCTCCCCAAACTCTACCAGAAGTGTAGTACTTCACTGCAGCATCATAACCGGGCTCCCCAAACTCTACCAGAAGTGTAGTACTTCACTACCAGCATCATGACCAGGATCTCCAAACTCTACCAGAAGTGTAGTACTTCACTGCAGCATCATAGACAGGCTCCCCAAACTCTACCAGAAGTGTAGTACTTCACTGCAGCATCATAACCGGGCTCCCCAAACTCCAAAAGAAGTGTAGTACTTCACTGCAGCATCATAACCGGGCTCCCCAAACTCTACCAGAAGTGTAGTACTTCACTTCAGCATCATAACCGGCTCCCCAAACTCTACCAGAAGTGTAGTACTTCACTCCAGCATCATAACCGGCTCCCCAAACTCTACCAGAAGTGTAGTACTTCACTATCAGCATCATAACCGGGCTCCCCAAACTCCACCAGAAGTGGGGTACTTCACTCTCAGCATCGTAACCGGGCTCCCCAAACTCCACCAGAAGTGGGGTACTTCACTCTCAGCATCATAACCGGGCTCCCCAAACTCTACCAGAAGTGCAGTACTTCACTGCAGCATCATAACCAGGCTCCCCAAACTCTACCAGAAGTGTAGTACTTCACTGCAGCATCATAACCAGGGTCCCCAAACTCCACCAGAAGTGGGGTACTTCACCATCAGCATCATAACCGGCTCCTCAAACTCTACCAGAAGTGTAGTAATTCACTGCAGCATCATAACCGGCTCCCCAAACTCTACCAGAAGTGTAGTACTTCACTGGAGCATCATAACCAGGCTCCCCAAACTCTACCAGAAGTGTAGTACTTCACTATCAGCATCATAACCGGGCTCCTGAAACTCTACCAGAAGTGTAGTACTTCACTACCAGCATCATAACCGGGCTCCCCAAACTCTACCAGAAGTGTAGTACTTCACTATCAGCATCATAACCGGGCTCCTGAAACTCTACCAGAAGTGTAGTACTTCACTACCAGCATCATAACCAGGCTCCCCAAACTCCACCAGAAGTGGGGTACTTCACTGCAGCATCATAATCGGGCTCCCCAAACTCCACCAGAAGTGTAGTACTTCACTGCAGCATCATAACCGGGCTCCCCAAACTCTACCAGAAGTGTAGTACTTCACTATCAGTATCATAACCGGGCTCCCCAAACTCTACCAGAAGTGTAGTACTTCAACAATCAGCATCATAACCGGGCTCCCCAAACTCCACCAGAAGTGTAGTACTTCACTCTCAGCATCATAACCGGGCTCCCCAAACTCTACCAGAAGTGTAGTACTTCACTGCAGCATCATAACCAGGCTCCCCAAACTCTACCAGAAGTGTAGTACTTCACTGCAGCATCATGACCAGGCTCTCCAAACTCTACCAGAAGTGTAGTACTTCACTACCAGCATCATAACCAGGCTCCCCAAACTCTACCAGAAGTGAAGTACTTCACTGGAGCATCATAACCGGGCTCCCCAAACTCCACCAGAAGTTTAGTGCTTCACTATCAGCATCATAACCAGGCTCCCCAAACTCTACCAGAAGTGTAGTACTTCACTGCAGCATCATAACCGGGCTCCCCAAACTCTACCAGAAGTGTAGTACTTCACTGCAGCATCATAACTGGGCTCCCCAAACTGTACCAGAAGTGTAGTACTTCACTATCAGCATTATAACCAGGCTCCCCAAACTCTACCAGAAGTGTAGTACTTCACTGCAGCATCATAACCGGGCTCCTCAAACTCTTCCAGAAGTGTAGTACTTCACTGCAGCATCATAACTGGGCTCCCCAAACTCCACCAGAAGTGTAGTTCTTCACTATCAGCATTATAACCAGGTTCCCCAAACTCTACCAGAAGTGTAGTACTTCACTGCAGCATCATAACCGGGCTCCTCAAACTCCACCAGAAGTGTAGTACTTCACTGCAGCATCATAACCAGGGTCCCCAAACTCTACCAGAAGTGGGGTACTTCACTCTCAGCATCGTAACAATGCTCCCCAAACTGTACCAGAAGTGTAGTGCTTCACTGGAGCATCATAACCGGGCTCCCCAAACTCTACCAGAAGTGTAGTATTTCACTGCAGCATCATAACCGGCTCCCACAACTCTACCAGAagtgaagtacttcactaccagcaTCATAACCGGGCTCCCCAAACTCTTTCAGAAGTGTAGTACTTCACTATCAGCATCATAACCAGGCTCCCCAAACTCTACCAGAAGTGTAGTGCTTCACTGGAGCATCATAACCAGGCTCCCCAAACTCTACCAGAAGTGTAGTACTTCACTGCAGCATCATAACCGGGCTCCTCAAACTCTACCAGAAGTGTAGTACTTCACTGCAGCATCATAACCAGGGTCCCCAAACTCTACCAGAAGTGGGGTACTTCACTCTCAGCATCGTAACCATGCTCCCCAAACTGTACCAGAAGTGTAGTGCTTCACTGGAGCATCATAACCGGGCTCCCCAAACTCTACCAGAAGTGTAGTATTTCACTGCAGCATCATAACCGGCTCCCACAACTCTACCAGAagtgaagtacttcactaccagcaTCATAACCGGGCTCCCCAAACTCTTTCAGAAGTGTAGTACTTCACTATCAGCATCATAACCAGGCTCCCCAAACTCTACCAGAAGTGTAGTACTTCACTGCAGCATCATGACCAGGCTCCCCAAACTCTACCAGAAGTGTAGTACTTCACTGCAGCATCATAACCGGGCTCCTCAAACTCTACCAGAAGTGTAGTACTTCACTACCAGGATCATAACCAGGCTCCCCAAACTCTACCAGAAGTGTAGTGCTTCACTGGAGCATCATAACCGGGCTCCCCAAACTCTACCAGAAGTGTAGTACTTCACTGCAGCATCATGACCAGGCTCCCCAAACTCTACCAGAAGTGAAGTACTTCAATATCAGCATCAGAACCAGGCTCCCCAAACTCTACCAGAAGTGTAGTACTTCACTGCAGAATCATAACGGGGGTCCCCAAACTCCACCAGAAGTGAAGTACTTCACTGCAGAATCATAACGGGGGTCCCAAAACTCTCCCAGAAGTGTAGTACTTCACTGCAGCATCATAACCGGGGTCTCCAAACTCTACAACCGGGCTCCCCAAACTCTACCACAAGTGTAGTACTTCACTGCAGCATCATAACCGGGCTACCCAAACTGTACCAGAAGTGTAGTACTTCAATATCAGCATCATAACTAGGGTCCCCAAACTCTACCAGAAGTTTAGTACTTCACTGCAGCATCATAACCGGCTCCCCAAACTCTAACAGAAGTGTAGTACTTCAATATCAGCATCATAACCGGCTCCCCAAACTCTACCAGAAGTTTAGTACTTCACTGCAGAATCATAACCGGGCTCCCCAAACTCCACCAGAAGTGTAGTACTTCACTATCAGCATCATAACCGGGCTCCCCAAACTCCACCAGAAGTGTAGTACTTCACTGCAGCATCATAACCAGGGTCCCCAAACTCTACCAGAAGTGTAGTACTTCACTGCAGAATCATAACCGGGCTCCTCAAACTCTTCCAGAAGTGTAGTACTTCACTATCAGCATCATAACCAGGCTCCCCAAACTCCACCAGAAGTGTAGTACTTCACTGCAGCATCATAACCGGGCTCCCCAAACTCTACCAGAAGTGAAGTACTTCACTCTCAGCATCGTAACCAGGCTCCCCAAACTGTACCAGAAGTGTAGTGCTTCACTGGAGCATCATAACCAGGCTCCCCAAACTCCACCAGAAGTGAAGTACTTCACTGGAGCATCATAACCGGGCTCCCCAAACTCCACCAGAAGTGTAGTACTTCACTGCAGCATCATAACCGGGGTCCCCAAACTCTACAACCGGGCTCCCCAAACTCTACCACAAGTGTAGTACTTCACTGCAGCATCATAACCGGGCTACCCAAACTGTACCAGAAGTGTAGTACTTCAATATCAGCATCATAACTAGGGTCCCCAAACTCTACCAGAAGTTTAGTACTTCACTGCAGCATCATAACCGGGCTCCTCAAACTCTACCAGAAGTGTAGTACTTCACTATCAGCATCATAACCGGGCTCCCCAAACTCTACCAGAAGTGTAGTACTTCACTGCAGCATCATGACCGGGCTCCCAAAACTCCACCAGAAGTGTAGTACTTCACTACCAGCATCATAACCGGGCTCCCAAAACTCCACCAGAAGTGTAGTACTTCACTGCAGCATCATAACCAGGCTCCCCAAACTCTACCAGAAGTGAAGTACTTCACTCTCAGCATCGTAACCAGGCTCCCCAAACTGTACCAGAAGTGTAGTACTTCACTGCAGCATCATAACCGGGCTCCCCAAACTCTACCAGAAGTGAAGTACTTCACTCTCAGCATCGTAACCAGGCTCCCCAAACTGTACCAGAAGTGTAGTACTTCACTGCAGCATCATAACCGGGCTCCCCAAACTCCACCAGAAGTGTAGTACTTCACTGCAGCATCATAACCGGGCTCCCCAAACTCTACCAGAAGTGAAGTACTTCACTCTCAGCATCGTAACCAGGCTCCCCAAACTGTACCAGAAGTGTAGTGCTTCACTGGAGCATCATAACCAGGCTCCCCAAACTCCACCAGAAGTGAAGTAATTCACTGGAGCATCATAACCGGGCTCCCCAAACTCCACCAGAAGTGAAGTACTTCACTGCAGAATCATAACCGGGCTCCCCAAACTCTACCAGAAGTGTTGTACTTCACTGGAGCATCATAACCAGGCTCCCCAAACTCCACCAGAAGTGAAGTAATTCACTGGAGCATCATAACCGGGCTCCCCAAACTCCACCAGAAGTGAAGTACTTCACTGCAGAATCATAACCGGGCTCCCCAAACTCTACCAGAAGTGTAGTAATTCACTGCAGCATCATGACCAGGCTCCCCAAACTCTACCAGAAGTGAAGTACTTCAATATCAGCATCAGAACCAGGCCTCCCAAACTCTACCAGAAGTGTAGTACTTCACTGCAGAATCATAACGGGGGTCCCCAAACTCCACCAGAAGTGAAGTACTTCACTGCAGAATCATAACGGGGGTCCCAAAACTCTCCCAGAAGTGTAGTACTTCACTGCAGCATCATAACCGGGGTCCCCAAACTCTACAACCGGGCTCCCCAAACTCTACCACAAGTGTAGTACTTCACTGCAGCATCATAACCGGGCTACCCAAACTGTACCAGAAGTGTAGTACTTCAATATCAGCATCATAACTAGGGTCCCCAAACTCTACCAGAAGTTTAGTACTTCACTGCAGCATCATAACCGGCTCCACCAAACTCTAACAGAAGTGTAGTACTTCAATATCAGCATCATAACCGGCTCCCCAAACTCTACCAGAAGTTTAGTACTTCACTGCAGAATCATAACCGGGCTCCCCAAACTCCACCAGAAGTGTAGTACTTCACTATCAGCATCATAACCGGGCTCCCCAAACTCCACCAGAAGTGTAGTACTTCACTGCAGCATCATAACCAGGGTCCCCAAACTCTACCAGAAGTGTAGTACTTCACTGCAGCATCATAACCGGGCTCCTCAAACTCTACCAGAAGTGTAGTACTTCACTATCAGCATCATAACCGGGCTCCCCAAACTCTACCAGAAGTGTAGTAATTCACTGGAGCATCATAACCGGGCTCCCCAAACTCCACCAGAAGTGAAGTACTTCACTGCAGAATCATAACCGGGCTCCCCAAACTCTACCAGAAGTGTTGTACTTCACTGGAGCATCATAACCAGGCTCCCCAAACTCTACCAGAAGTGTAGTGCTTCACTGCAGCATCATAACCGGCTCCCCACAGTCACCAACTCATCCTCAGACTGTGGGTAACTAATCCCTgtataaaatgaaacaaaatgtgTCTTAATTCCTTTTAATGCAAAAATATTTACCTTCCAATTGGCAAAATATGAGGATCTGGTGAGGACCCCCTGGGAGTCGCTCTTGCCCATGAAGTCGTCGGTGCAGACTGCGCAGTGTGAGCCGTCTCTGCTCCAGTCGTAGTAGGGTATGGTGAAGTTGTCATCGCCAGTGATGATCTGAATCTCCCTTTCCATGAAAGCGAGGTGCCAGCGGTTCCAGGTCAGGAAGGCTGGGCCCCTGGTGGCAAAGGTGGTGGAGAAGTTGAACCTGTTATTCTGCAGGATGGGCTTGTAGGCGTAGTATCGCATCCATGCACCGACGTCGTAGACGGAGGCCTCGTGGAAGCGGAAGGTGGCCCGGTCGTGCCTGTTGCCGGCAGACATGATTCTGAACCTGGCACTCTTCTTCATCTTGGCCAGGCTGAGGTAGCTGAAGACCTTCAGCCTCTCCTTGGGCGAGAGCTGGCGGATCTCACTGCGGACCAGCttcctcttcttgtcacaattgtcCCCCGTCAGGTCGGGCACGCAGCCGCCACAGTCGAAGCCGTCATAGGGGGGGATGCAGACGCACATGCTGTCGAAGTACTCGTGGGGCCAGTCCAGGCGGTCGTCGTTGGATTGCTCAAGGCTCTTCTCTCGCGTCTGTGACTGATGGATGAACCTGCAGCTCCCTCTTCGGGACTCCACCCCGCACATGCTGCCGTCCTTCCACTGGGGGCAGCAGCGCCTGTCCTTCA
It contains:
- the LOC138249659 gene encoding tyrosinase-like, which codes for MFLLVALLALCPSGVWSQFPTPCTTAQALKDRRCCPQWKDGSMCGVESRRGSCRFIHQSQTREKSLEQSNDDRLDWPHEYFDSMCVCIPPYDGFDCGGCVPDLTGDNCDKKRKLVRSEIRQLSPKERLKVFSYLSLAKMKKSARFRIMSAGNRHDRATFRFHEASVYDVGAWMRYYAYKPILQNNRFNFSTTFATRGPAFLTWNRWHLAFMEREIQIITGDDNFTIPYYDWSRDGSHCAVCTDDFMGKSDSQGVLTRSSYFANWKSICSGYYYDYKYCPVAEDECKMEPLQRSPGADPSFPSLPTAADVDATLNWKTYDTPPYDTRANHSFRNALEGFISPSDGVTQMLNMHSRVLSFMGGSMSQDTICSADPLFILHQANVDKIFESWIQKQGATSAKYPKSGIPGQDPEENIVPSMPPKMNKVFLNKAETFGYTYSKYP